A genomic window from Antedon mediterranea chromosome 4, ecAntMedi1.1, whole genome shotgun sequence includes:
- the LOC140046218 gene encoding 3'-5' exoribonuclease 1-like — MVSWMEANRLRLTCYQNFVLVTDGIFDCNQYIRNQCKLSGLEYPIWAKSFSNIKKHFMFALRTRKTDGRSYSMSEMTETLGIRMDGQLHRALDDAKIVVKIMKGVRRKRPGFDFNANAQLKSNWTLKFFD, encoded by the exons ATGGTGTCGTGGATGGAAGCAAACAGATTGAGGCTCACTTGTTACCAAAACTTTGTCCTAGTCACTGACGG AATCTTTGATTGTAACCAGTATATACGCAATCAATGCAAACTGTCTGGTTTGGAGTATCCAATATGGGCTAAAAGTTTTAGCaacataaaaaaacactttatgtTTGCTCTGCGCACGCGCAAAACTGATGGCAGATCATACAGCATGAGTGAAATGACAGAAACATTGG GAATTAGAATGGACGGTCAGTtacacagagctttagatgatGCCAAGATTGTCGTCAAGATAATGAAAGGTGTTCGAAGGAAGCGCCCGGGGTTTGACTTCAATGCGAATGCACAGTTAAAGAGCAATTGGACTCTTAAGTTTTTCGACTAG